gttggacaaatgcgatgtaattgtgttaatgccttcgatccttacgcttcttctctttatctgttaatgtcgaaggcatcttatctatcctagcagggcatctctagatccatctgtgcaagaatcgcttgcatcttaatttgccacaacgcaaatcggtgttgcgatccaacaatgaatttcatacttcaaagacgccattaccgtgatcgagatgaataaccttaagctcagataccaatttgtgaaaaataaaatagaataaaataaataaaaataaagaacacataaattttacgtggaaaccctttcggaaaaaaaaaccacaggcagaggagaagaaaattcactatgtcgaaaaatttttactcaaatacaagaggaatagactatgtctatttataggcttgcaaagccatattctagtaggattgaaacaccttatcctaatcaatataaaatagatggagtttaataaggtttaaaaaccttattctaaaataaaataaaagaagtctagttctatatggattttacttttattttattttccatcgtattttatttaaataagaatttgggtcacttaattctaacagttcGAGGTAGTCCGGAGGTTTTCCCCAGGCAATAGTGTTATCCAATGCTTGTTGTAAGCCATGGAAGTCTTTAACAGAAACTTTGTTGTTGTCTTTTTCGTAAAGTTGGTTTTTCAAATCATTAAATGAAGAAGGTAATTCTTCACGAGTCGGCAAACTTCCCCCATCATCGTCAGTAGCAGCAACTTCTTTCATCAATGGATATGTAGAATAATGCTAAAATAACATGGAAATACATTAGTGCTACCTTTTCAAAATAAGAATTTCGAAGTTTCGGATTTTATTTACTGCATAAATTGCTATTATATGATTATGTAAAAGTTTCAGAATAGATCAATTCGTGTTCGACATGAGTTTGGACATCGGTTTGGAATATGACCATCCAAGTTTCTTAAAatacatgaaaaatataaaaaaaaattgaacatattcatgctagacatgAACCCACACCCGAAGCTCATACCTAGATCCAACTAATATAGTTGAAAACGGCGTTTTGCTAGGTCTATAAAAAAGTCTAGTGCATGAGGAAGAAAACTTTTAAAAGAATGTTTAATATATTCGCGTGTAGACTTATTTATCGGTTAAACTATTTACCCCAAtctaaaaatgtgaaatttaaaaaGGTTTAGACAAAAATATTATGTCACAAAATAAATTTGAACAAAAGAATTAAACCCATTTAAAATATGGGATGGACTTGGACTCGAATACTAAGGCTCAAGTCTAGTCTAGTCCAACCCAACTCCACctatttttcatgtttataatataatatactatataatttataacacataaaactAAATTTATAGTAACATATAATACTATAATCTAAATATTAacaaacaatataaaaatatttttaaattttaataaataaaaagttatataaaaataatataaatatatttttttaaaattaaaaataatatttcttaAGCCGAAAGAAAGTGTTTATATCATATTTAAACCCAAATCTAGTTCTAAAAACAAGTCTAGGGGATATAGAGTCAAAGATTATAATTATAATGATATGATTTGTTAAAAGAAAATGTTCTATCTTTTGCAAGAAATAATAATGCTATAACAGTCAATATTGATGTCAAGAGTGCTGTGTACCTTATATCAAGGACAAATGCCACAAACATCTTTGACTTGTTCAAAGTCCTGTAAAACCAAGTCAAATTAGAAATTGAGATCATGAAATTGCGAACTTTGTAATTACATCTGTAAATTATTAGTGTACCTCAAGGTGTTGATCTAATTGCTCGATTTCCTTTCCTACTCCGAGCAATTTCTGCTTAGCCTCGGCTTCTGTTAATCGGTCTCCTTTGTAATCTTTCTGTATTTTCGTGATATTTTCCTTAAATTTTTTGAGATTAGAACGGAATGATTGCGCTTCGAATCGGTCGAAGGAGACGAAAACTTGCGGTAAGAGATGAGAGGCTCTCATGGCCATCATCTTGTATACCAACTCCGCATCTGCTATCTTAACCTTTTATGTCaccaaataaacacaaaaaacaaGTGTTAAAACAAACATATATGTATAAGAAACAACAATAAGCTCTTTCGGTCGATTTGATCGATTCGATCAATTAAAGTTTACTTTGTTTACTCTTCGGTCGATTCGATCCATTAAAATTTTAGCGGCTTTCCTTACAGTTTTCACCGCAATTAGCTCTTCCAAATTATCTTCTCTCGTTTTCGGTTGTTGCCGGGAAGCTGATGATTCGCCGGTTCTCCGGTGCCGGGTGCCTTTTCTTTCAGCTTCCAATAAGTCGTCGGAAACTAATTCTCGGTTTCGCTTCTTGCTTCTGCTCGACATCGAGCTCGTCGAGTTCACGTGATTATCATCGGACGGCGATGGTGGTCCGATCGGACAATATTGTGTTATAGGTTCGACATCAGAATCGCAATTTTCGCCGGGAAACCAATCTAGAAAAATGTCGGTGAAAAAACTGTCCTCGTTGCTCATGTTGAACGGATCTGTGAAATTTAAATCAGATCAGATCAAAATCATTCCCAAATTAGAACAAAAAAtagaaagaaacaaagaaacctCCAAAATCagcaaaataaagaaaaaaaagagtatagaaattaagtaaaaataaatttaactcaGATCAGATCAAATAATTGAAATACTAACTGTTTTTTCTCCCAATTTAGAacaaaaatagaaagaaataaGCAAGTCAACCAGCAATGAAATGTTCTTTGAAACTACGAAAATTTCCTCAATCAATTAAAGAAATCGCCATTAAAAAGAGGAAATTCagcaaaatcaaagaaaaaaagtATAGAAATTAAGTAAAATGAATTAGAAATTTCGGTAACACTTACTATTTCGATGCAGTGAAGAGAAGAGAGGAGAAAAATGGCTACCGAAgtgttaaaaaagaaaagaaagggaagAATGTCATTGGtggaaaatttaattaaaaaagaaaataaggttAAGCGCCATTAGAGAAAGCGCCCAATTTGTCGTTCGTGTATGTAGATGAAGTTTTCAGAATTCATCCaaccattaaattatttattttttattcaatcgatttttttcattttgattgaataaaataaaaataaattaagaataaaaaaatTTGCTTGAACTGATTGCAGTTCAACTGATTCAATTGCCTGATTCAATTAATTCGATAAATTCGTCAATCATTTAACCTCTTTTTCTAAATAATATATTGAACTCTTCTTGACCAAATTGATCCGATTAATTAGTCTAATTCAATTCTGAAAACAATAATGTACATTTTAAGTGTAAAAATCAAGGCGACTTTGCGAATATAGATGTAAGTGAAGTAGGTCTGTATTTGCCCTTTCTGATCCCAACTTGATTATATATCTAACATTGtccaattttgatttgatttgaaattaaatattaatttaattatttcaattttgataaaaatattaaagatatattcAAATTTGACTTTAACTTAATTTGATATGAcattttttatacttttaattatataaataataatttttaactttaattatttttaacgaTACAATAAAttgattttaggtaaaattaTATTAGAGCAaacattaatataaattttattattgaatttttatCATAATTGTACACAAGAAAACTACATATTTAAAATACAAGTATGCGTTTAAAAATACttatgataaataaaaatatatagtttgaaactaataataacaatatatatgcaatatatatgaaattaaaattaaaaatagtttaatttgtgagtaaaagaaaatttaaatagataaatatattatattaagaatattaaatgtaCTCAAATTATTTATTATGATATTGTCATTTTCTATACACTTTAAAATGTTATAATGTTGATGaaaaatattcaatataaaaatataattataaaaattaaatattgaattaacTTGAGACACAAATTCAATCCATGGGACTATTAATATGAAAAAATGCGAGTTAAAATTTTTGGTGGTAAAATTGAGATTTTATGTTTGTTAATTGCATGCATTCCAATAAAAGTAACCATTGTAAGAAATATAACTTATTTGAAATATAAGGGTAATTTAATATTTTCCTCAACCGAGTTGGCGTGTGACTCCCGATTTCTCttcatttataaaaaaaaaaaaaaaaaaggaaacagAGCAGAGAACCCCAAGCAGTCAAAACAAAGTTAGAAAGACATCTCGCGAAAGGTAAGAAatgtttttatctttttttatgctttaaaattggataaaaaataattgaaaaacaaAGATATTTAATACGGGGAAGAGTCAGACAATTGGCACGCGTAATAACTAAGTCATTTTCCAAGGGGGTTTGGTTTGTCGACTGAGTCAGACACAATCGGCATTTCTAGTTTTGTTTTAGATATGTTGAAAgcatgatttttttaaatttgttattaactaTTTTGAGTAATTAAGTTTTATGGTTGCACTTTGTTTATTTTGAGCAATATACATTAACTTaagtttaatatataattatataaatgaACTTTAATTTAGTGTAATTGTATATATAAAACtttaattgtggtttaaatgtatatttaaaatttaagcatatatatttaaataatgcatcaatttatttttatattggataatataattatttatgtatgcaatatataaatataaaataatattatatcaataattgtattaataatttacaagaattggatcaaattaaaatttcatgtataaaattacacaaaattaaagCTCATGTATATTATTACACATTAAATCATAATtcatgtatagttttgatatttatcccttgtttttatttaaactttgatcttaattattttaatttagttaCATGATCTTGGAAATTAGAAATCAAGTtagataatatttttattttaattattttgtaaacactaattaatttggttttaattgTAAGTGTAGATTAACTCGATTGATTTTACATTATACAATATTTAGCaaataattttaacttttaagttCCAAACTACTATACTTAAAAATTggacataaaaattttaaatttaaaatttaaaatttaaaatttaaaataaaaacttatcaATAAGAATGAGTGTAATAGCCGCTTCCAATGAAATCGGAACAatagtttcgggactacaaaattGAGgtcataaattttttttatattcttgGGAGGTCTACAGGATGTTAGAAATATGGTTTAAaaaattcgttaagaaattttaccgtttgattCCTCAATTTgtgagaaaggactaaatcgcataaagtgaaaaagttatgttctattagctaaaggtattaaatagctatagaactttaatgtggaggtccttagatggtaattaagCCATAAATAATGATTGGGGCGGCATAATGACTGAAAGTGAATTAAATAGTATATTTTCAATGGCAATTTTGTAATTAAAGtgaaattaaaacaaattaaagtGAGAGTAAAGCACTTTAATTTCATTTTCCTCTTCTTCACTTCAACGAACAGTAGAGCTATGGAGGGGTTTTAGTTTTGGCTTATTTCCTTTATAGGTGAGTATcgtttgtcccgtttttaatgatttttatattttcgggatcgttATAACTTGATCTAGCTAAATAGGGGACTAATTTGTAATATGATTTAAAGTATAGATTTTTGCCATGTGAGATTATTGGCTGTTTTTgaggtttaatggaagaaaatgaatccttGTTGTTGATTATACaacttttgttaaatgatttttagtgtcaaatagggattaaattgagaaatataaaaattacgtGTTAACATGTGAAATTGTGAAAATTATATGCTGTTGTAGGCTTATAATATATTCAGTTAGGCTTGAGttggatgaaattgcatgaattttgttttatgagcctagggactaaattgtaaagaagttgaaatattcggggcaaaaatataattttttcataaagTGAATTATAGGTTGTTTTTGGTACCATAAACAGTCGGCTAAGCTCAATTCTGGTTAAAAATgcttaatttgcatgttttgagctcaaggactaaattaaataaaagtgaaactttaggggtaattttgtaaaaaggttaaaagtataggggtaaaatagtaatttttccatgacatgatattggattgaattgaatgagatgAGTATTGAAAtagttaaatgtgatgttttagatcaaGATTTGACTAGGGTTTCAGCAACGATTCTGAAAGGCTCAGGTGTGGTTCGGCATCGAAATCGTATCAGGTTTGTACCCAAAACACAAAACACGAGGCATAAGAAAAAGCTGAGAAAAGCCACTATTGACGCCACATAGCCGTGTAGTAGGCTGTGTGGTGGGCCGTGTAGTGGCTCGAGTATGGCCAAGTGGGCCATACGAGCATATGGGCCCTATACTAGCATATGGGCCCCACACGAGCATATAGGCCCCAATGATCATATGGGCCCCACACGAGCATATGGGCCCCACACGAGCATATGGCCTCTACGCGGGCATGTAGACCCTACAAGGGCACTTGGGCCCCAAACGAGCACATGGGCCCCATATAGGCAAGTGGGCCCTACATGGGCATGCGAGCCCAATTATCTGAATTTTTTCCTAGGGTTGCACGGGCCGTCCTAAACGACTG
This is a stretch of genomic DNA from Gossypium arboreum isolate Shixiya-1 chromosome 11, ASM2569848v2, whole genome shotgun sequence. It encodes these proteins:
- the LOC108472662 gene encoding uncharacterized protein LOC108472662, whose translation is MSNEDSFFTDIFLDWFPGENCDSDVEPITQYCPIGPPSPSDDNHVNSTSSMSSRSKKRNRELVSDDLLEAERKGTRHRRTGESSASRQQPKTREDNLEELIAVKTVRKAAKILMDRIDRRVNKVKIADAELVYKMMAMRASHLLPQVFVSFDRFEAQSFRSNLKKFKENITKIQKDYKGDRLTEAEAKQKLLGVGKEIEQLDQHLEDFEQVKDVCGICP